A window of the Eubalaena glacialis isolate mEubGla1 chromosome 9, mEubGla1.1.hap2.+ XY, whole genome shotgun sequence genome harbors these coding sequences:
- the ARRDC1 gene encoding arrestin domain-containing protein 1 isoform X2, whose product MGRVQLFEVRLSHGRVVYSPGEPLAGAVRVRLAAPLPFRAIRVTCTGSCKVSNKANDTAWVVEEGYFNSALSLADKGSLPAGEHSFPFQFLLPATAPTSFEGPFGKIVHQVRATIDTPRFSKDHQCSRVFYILSPLNLNSIPDIEQPNVASTTKKFSYKLVKTGSVVLTASTDLRGYVVGQVLRLQADIENQSGKDTSPVVASLLQKVSYKAKRWIYDVRTIAEVEGAGVKAWRRAQWQEQILVPALPQSALPGCSLIHVDYYLQVSLKTPEAIVTLPVFIGNIAVNHVPLSPWPGQGLVVPSAPPQEEAEAVAGGPHFFSDPVSLSTKSHSQQQQPPAALGSVPGAPEPHPQDGSPAPHPLPPPLCISTGATVPYFAEGSGGPVPTTSTLILPPEYSSWGYPYEAPPSYEQSCGGVDPGLTPGS is encoded by the exons ATGGGACGGGTGCAGCTCTTCGAGGTCCGCCTGAGCCACGGCCGCGTCGTCTACAGCCCGGGGGAGCCGCTGGCGGGGGCCGTGCGCGTGCGCCTGGCGGCGCCGCTGCCCTTCCGAG CTATCCGGGTGACCTGCACGGGGTCCTGCAAGGTCTCCAACAAGGCCAATGACACAGCGTGGGTGGTGGAGGAAGGCTACTTCAACAGCGCTCTGTCCCTGGCCGACAAGG GGAGCCTGCCTGCTGGAGAGCACAGCTTCCCCTTCCAGTTCCTGCTTCCTG CCACAGCTCCCACGTCCTTTGAGGGCCCTTTTGGGAAGATTGTGCACCAGGTACGGGCCACCATCGACACACCACGTTTTTCCAAGGATCACCAGTGCAGCCGCGTGTTCTACATCTTGAGCCCCCTGAACCTGAATAGCATCCCAGACATCGAG CAACCCAATGTGGCCTCCACCACCAAGAAGTTCTCCTACAAGCTGGTGAAGACAGGTAGCGTAGTCCTCACCGCCAGCACCGACCTCCGAGGCTACGTGGTGGGGCAGGTGCTGCGGCTGCAGGCTGACATTGAGAACCAGTCAGGCAAGGACACCAGCCCTGTGGTGGCCAGTCTGCTGCAG AAAGTGTCCTACAAGGCCAAGCGCTGGATTTATGACGTGCGGACCATCGCCGAGGTGGAGGGGGCCGGCGTCAAGGCCTGGAGGCGGGCTCAGTGGCAAGAGCAGATCCTGGTGCCTGCCCTGCCCCAGTCTGCCCTGCCGGGCTGCAGCCTCATCCACGTGGATTACTACCTGCAG GTCTCCCTGAAGACGCCGGAAGCCATCGTGACCCTCCCGGTCTTCATCGGCAACATCGCTGTGAACCACGTCCCACTGAGCCCCTGGCCAGGCCAAGGCCTGGTGGTGCCCTCAGCGCCACCCCAGGAGGAGGCGGAGGCTGTGGCTGGTGGCCCCCACTTCTTCTCGGACCCTGTCTCCCTCTCCACCAAGAGCCActcacagcagcagcagccgcctGCAGCCCTCGGCTCTGTGCCTGGCGCCCCTGAACCCCATCCTCAGGATggcagccctgccccccacccgtTGCCCCCTCCCTTGTGCATCTCCACAGGTGCCACCGTGCCCTACTTTGCAGAGGGTTCTGGAGGGCCAGTGCCCACGACCAGTACCTTGATCCTCCCCCCTGAGTATAGCTCGTGGGGCTACCCCTATG AGGCCCCGCCATCCTATGAGCAGAGCTGTGGCGGTGTGGACCCTGGCCTGACCCCAGGGAGCTGA
- the ARRDC1 gene encoding arrestin domain-containing protein 1 isoform X3, whose translation MGRVQLFEVRLSHGRVVYSPGEPLAGAVRVRLAAPLPFRAIRVTCTGSCKVSNKANDTAWVVEEGYFNSALSLADKGSLPAGEHSFPFQFLLPATAPTSFEGPFGKIVHQVRATIDTPRFSKDHQCSRVFYILSPLNLNSIPDIEQPNVASTTKKFSYKLVKTGSVVLTASTDLRGYVVGQVLRLQADIENQSGKDTSPVVASLLQKVSYKAKRWIYDVRTIAEVEGAGVKAWRRAQWQEQILVPALPQSALPGCSLIHVDYYLQTPEAIVTLPVFIGNIAVNHVPLSPWPGQGLVVPSAPPQEEAEAVAGGPHFFSDPVSLSTKSHSQQQQPPAALGSVPGAPEPHPQDGSPAPHPLPPPLCISTGATVPYFAEGSGGPVPTTSTLILPPEYSSWGYPYEAPPSYEQSCGGVDPGLTPGS comes from the exons ATGGGACGGGTGCAGCTCTTCGAGGTCCGCCTGAGCCACGGCCGCGTCGTCTACAGCCCGGGGGAGCCGCTGGCGGGGGCCGTGCGCGTGCGCCTGGCGGCGCCGCTGCCCTTCCGAG CTATCCGGGTGACCTGCACGGGGTCCTGCAAGGTCTCCAACAAGGCCAATGACACAGCGTGGGTGGTGGAGGAAGGCTACTTCAACAGCGCTCTGTCCCTGGCCGACAAGG GGAGCCTGCCTGCTGGAGAGCACAGCTTCCCCTTCCAGTTCCTGCTTCCTG CCACAGCTCCCACGTCCTTTGAGGGCCCTTTTGGGAAGATTGTGCACCAGGTACGGGCCACCATCGACACACCACGTTTTTCCAAGGATCACCAGTGCAGCCGCGTGTTCTACATCTTGAGCCCCCTGAACCTGAATAGCATCCCAGACATCGAG CAACCCAATGTGGCCTCCACCACCAAGAAGTTCTCCTACAAGCTGGTGAAGACAGGTAGCGTAGTCCTCACCGCCAGCACCGACCTCCGAGGCTACGTGGTGGGGCAGGTGCTGCGGCTGCAGGCTGACATTGAGAACCAGTCAGGCAAGGACACCAGCCCTGTGGTGGCCAGTCTGCTGCAG AAAGTGTCCTACAAGGCCAAGCGCTGGATTTATGACGTGCGGACCATCGCCGAGGTGGAGGGGGCCGGCGTCAAGGCCTGGAGGCGGGCTCAGTGGCAAGAGCAGATCCTGGTGCCTGCCCTGCCCCAGTCTGCCCTGCCGGGCTGCAGCCTCATCCACGTGGATTACTACCTGCAG ACGCCGGAAGCCATCGTGACCCTCCCGGTCTTCATCGGCAACATCGCTGTGAACCACGTCCCACTGAGCCCCTGGCCAGGCCAAGGCCTGGTGGTGCCCTCAGCGCCACCCCAGGAGGAGGCGGAGGCTGTGGCTGGTGGCCCCCACTTCTTCTCGGACCCTGTCTCCCTCTCCACCAAGAGCCActcacagcagcagcagccgcctGCAGCCCTCGGCTCTGTGCCTGGCGCCCCTGAACCCCATCCTCAGGATggcagccctgccccccacccgtTGCCCCCTCCCTTGTGCATCTCCACAGGTGCCACCGTGCCCTACTTTGCAGAGGGTTCTGGAGGGCCAGTGCCCACGACCAGTACCTTGATCCTCCCCCCTGAGTATAGCTCGTGGGGCTACCCCTATG AGGCCCCGCCATCCTATGAGCAGAGCTGTGGCGGTGTGGACCCTGGCCTGACCCCAGGGAGCTGA
- the ARRDC1 gene encoding arrestin domain-containing protein 1 isoform X1: MGRVQLFEVRLSHGRVVYSPGEPLAGAVRVRLAAPLPFRAIRVTCTGSCKVSNKANDTAWVVEEGYFNSALSLADKGSLPAGEHSFPFQFLLPATAPTSFEGPFGKIVHQVRATIDTPRFSKDHQCSRVFYILSPLNLNSIPDIEQPNVASTTKKFSYKLVKTGSVVLTASTDLRGYVVGQVLRLQADIENQSGKDTSPVVASLLQKVSYKAKRWIYDVRTIAEVEGAGVKAWRRAQWQEQILVPALPQSALPGCSLIHVDYYLQVSLKTPEAIVTLPVFIGNIAVNHVPLSPWPGQGLVVPSAPPQEEAEAVAGGPHFFSDPVSLSTKSHSQQQQPPAALGSVPGAPEPHPQDGSPAPHPLPPPLCISTGATVPYFAEGSGGPVPTTSTLILPPEYSSWGYPYGKWGPGAWQGGGATGPMQTWLSPCRGPAIL, translated from the exons ATGGGACGGGTGCAGCTCTTCGAGGTCCGCCTGAGCCACGGCCGCGTCGTCTACAGCCCGGGGGAGCCGCTGGCGGGGGCCGTGCGCGTGCGCCTGGCGGCGCCGCTGCCCTTCCGAG CTATCCGGGTGACCTGCACGGGGTCCTGCAAGGTCTCCAACAAGGCCAATGACACAGCGTGGGTGGTGGAGGAAGGCTACTTCAACAGCGCTCTGTCCCTGGCCGACAAGG GGAGCCTGCCTGCTGGAGAGCACAGCTTCCCCTTCCAGTTCCTGCTTCCTG CCACAGCTCCCACGTCCTTTGAGGGCCCTTTTGGGAAGATTGTGCACCAGGTACGGGCCACCATCGACACACCACGTTTTTCCAAGGATCACCAGTGCAGCCGCGTGTTCTACATCTTGAGCCCCCTGAACCTGAATAGCATCCCAGACATCGAG CAACCCAATGTGGCCTCCACCACCAAGAAGTTCTCCTACAAGCTGGTGAAGACAGGTAGCGTAGTCCTCACCGCCAGCACCGACCTCCGAGGCTACGTGGTGGGGCAGGTGCTGCGGCTGCAGGCTGACATTGAGAACCAGTCAGGCAAGGACACCAGCCCTGTGGTGGCCAGTCTGCTGCAG AAAGTGTCCTACAAGGCCAAGCGCTGGATTTATGACGTGCGGACCATCGCCGAGGTGGAGGGGGCCGGCGTCAAGGCCTGGAGGCGGGCTCAGTGGCAAGAGCAGATCCTGGTGCCTGCCCTGCCCCAGTCTGCCCTGCCGGGCTGCAGCCTCATCCACGTGGATTACTACCTGCAG GTCTCCCTGAAGACGCCGGAAGCCATCGTGACCCTCCCGGTCTTCATCGGCAACATCGCTGTGAACCACGTCCCACTGAGCCCCTGGCCAGGCCAAGGCCTGGTGGTGCCCTCAGCGCCACCCCAGGAGGAGGCGGAGGCTGTGGCTGGTGGCCCCCACTTCTTCTCGGACCCTGTCTCCCTCTCCACCAAGAGCCActcacagcagcagcagccgcctGCAGCCCTCGGCTCTGTGCCTGGCGCCCCTGAACCCCATCCTCAGGATggcagccctgccccccacccgtTGCCCCCTCCCTTGTGCATCTCCACAGGTGCCACCGTGCCCTACTTTGCAGAGGGTTCTGGAGGGCCAGTGCCCACGACCAGTACCTTGATCCTCCCCCCTGAGTATAGCTCGTGGGGCTACCCCTATGGTAAGtgggggcctggggcctggcagggagggggagcCACGGGCCCCATGCAGACCTGGCTTTCTCCCTGCAGAGGCCCCGCCATCCTATGA